From a single Thermincola ferriacetica genomic region:
- a CDS encoding MBL fold metallo-hydrolase, translating to MKVCTLASGSSGNSIFIKSDNTSVIVDAGMSGKALEAKIQAMGELCESLSAILITHEHSDHIKGVGVLAQRYDLPVYVTEKTWRALQFSLGKIHEQQVCCFRPGHVLEIDSLKIETFSTSHDAADPVGYVFYEGDTKASIITDTGCMTSEIVKKVRGSHYFILEANHDIDMLQRGSYPWPLKKRILGNRGHLSNIVAGHSLVSLVSGQTNSVTLAHLSAENNKPDLAFTTVSRILAENGLTAGENINLSVAPRYVPGLIWDSSNYR from the coding sequence ATGAAGGTTTGTACTTTGGCTAGTGGGAGTTCTGGAAACTCAATATTTATCAAATCTGATAATACGTCCGTGATTGTTGATGCCGGAATGAGTGGAAAGGCTTTGGAAGCAAAAATACAGGCTATGGGGGAATTATGTGAGAGTCTTTCCGCTATTTTAATAACTCATGAGCATAGCGACCATATAAAAGGTGTTGGAGTTTTGGCCCAACGTTATGATTTGCCTGTCTATGTGACGGAAAAAACCTGGCGGGCTTTGCAGTTTAGCCTGGGCAAAATACATGAACAGCAGGTATGTTGTTTTAGGCCCGGCCATGTCCTGGAAATTGACTCTTTGAAAATCGAGACTTTTTCCACATCCCACGACGCAGCCGATCCCGTCGGATATGTTTTCTACGAGGGGGATACCAAGGCGAGTATTATCACGGATACGGGCTGCATGACCTCGGAAATCGTGAAAAAAGTCCGGGGATCTCATTATTTTATTCTGGAAGCCAACCATGACATCGATATGCTGCAAAGAGGGTCTTATCCCTGGCCTCTGAAAAAACGGATATTAGGCAACAGGGGGCACTTGTCCAATATTGTGGCGGGGCATAGTTTAGTTTCCCTTGTTTCGGGACAAACTAATTCCGTTACTCTGGCTCATTTGAGTGCGGAAAATAATAAACCTGACCTGGCTTTTACCACGGTTTCCCGCATTTTGGCAGAAAACGGCCTGACAGCGGGTGAAAATATTAACTTGTCGGTAGCTCCACGGTATGTACCGGGGCTGATATGGGACAGTTCTAATTACAGGTGA